Proteins encoded by one window of Thalassoroseus pseudoceratinae:
- a CDS encoding glycosyltransferase family 4 protein yields MKILQCHNFYQRPGGEDQVFAAEGTLMESHGHQVIRYTRHNDEVDQLNSLALAKKTFSNRESYREIRSLIRRERPDVMHCTNIFPLISPSAYAAAKAEGVPVVQTLHNYRLLCPKAQMVRDGSICQKCMTTRTFWPAVMHRCYRGSRSASAVTAAMLATRWALGTWQNQVDRYIALTDSGQNLFIEGGISPEQIVVKPNFVSHDPGIGSGSGEYAIFVGRLSPEKGIETLLETWKRFENRIPLKIIGDGPMAEQVRTATEQNPSIEWLGQRSHDEVLDLIGEARCLVFPSVWLEPFGLSMIEAFAKGTPVVASRCGAMIDLVEHGHNGLHFIPGDADSFADRMREIWDNVDLLKMRRAARDTYEERYTSEKNYELLINIYEGVLNASPAPESELTLDANTPADVRV; encoded by the coding sequence ATGAAAATTCTTCAGTGTCACAATTTCTACCAGCGTCCCGGTGGTGAAGACCAGGTCTTCGCCGCGGAGGGCACGTTGATGGAATCACACGGTCATCAGGTCATTCGATATACACGTCACAACGACGAAGTTGACCAGTTGAACAGTTTGGCATTGGCGAAGAAGACGTTTTCGAACCGTGAATCGTATCGTGAGATTCGATCATTGATTCGCCGAGAACGTCCGGACGTCATGCACTGCACCAATATCTTCCCGTTGATTTCGCCGTCCGCGTACGCGGCTGCCAAGGCGGAGGGGGTGCCGGTTGTTCAGACGCTGCACAACTATCGATTGCTCTGTCCCAAAGCCCAAATGGTGCGTGACGGCTCAATCTGCCAAAAATGTATGACAACGCGAACCTTCTGGCCGGCGGTGATGCATCGCTGCTATCGCGGTAGTCGCTCCGCGTCGGCCGTGACGGCCGCCATGTTGGCCACACGCTGGGCGCTTGGCACGTGGCAAAATCAAGTGGATCGCTACATCGCGTTGACCGATTCTGGCCAAAACTTATTCATTGAGGGTGGCATCTCCCCGGAACAGATCGTCGTCAAGCCGAACTTTGTCAGTCATGATCCGGGCATCGGAAGTGGATCGGGAGAATACGCCATCTTCGTCGGGCGACTTTCACCGGAAAAGGGAATCGAAACTCTCCTTGAGACTTGGAAGCGTTTCGAGAATCGAATTCCCCTCAAGATCATCGGTGATGGGCCAATGGCCGAGCAAGTCCGAACGGCCACGGAACAAAATCCGTCGATTGAATGGCTCGGACAACGCTCACACGACGAAGTTCTTGATCTCATCGGTGAAGCACGTTGTCTCGTTTTTCCATCCGTTTGGCTCGAACCCTTTGGCCTCTCCATGATTGAGGCCTTTGCGAAGGGCACGCCGGTGGTGGCGTCTCGCTGCGGTGCCATGATCGACCTTGTTGAACACGGCCATAACGGTCTGCATTTCATTCCTGGCGATGCTGATAGCTTTGCTGATCGAATGCGGGAAATCTGGGATAATGTCGACCTGCTCAAAATGCGTCGCGCTGCGCGAGACACCTACGAAGAACGATATACATCCGAAAAGAATTACGAGTTGCTAATTAACATCTACGAGGGAGTGCTGAATGCGAGTCCCGCTCCAGAGTCCGAACTAACACTCGATGCAAACACTCCAGCGGATGTTCGCGTCTAA